The DNA sequence GAACATGTTCAGGCTGCGGTTGACGATCGACGCCCAGCCGCGCTCGAAGAACGGCCGGCCGCAGTAGAGGACCACGGGTGTCGCGAGCAGGAGCTGCGCCCACGTCACGGCGCGCCCGTGCGCATCGAGCAGGTCGGCGATTCCCGGCGCCATCCCGGACATGGCGATGACGAGGAGAGGGATCGTGAGGACAGACCCGATCACAAACCGCCGGGTCATGTCCCGCTGCTCGGCGTTGTCGTCGTCGAGCGTGGGGAGCATCGGCTCCAGGGCCATGCCGCAGATCGGGCAGGCGCCGGGACCGTCGCGCACCACTTGAGGATGCATCGGGCAGGTGAACCTGGCGGGCGCCCGGGCCGTGGATCGGTGCGGGGCTGTGCTCGAAGGGGCCGCGGCGTGGATCCCCCGCGCGGGGCCCGCGGCGAATTTTCCAGGGTCGGAGCGGAAAACATCCCGGCAGCCGTCGCAGCAGAAGTAATAGGTCGCGCCGTCGTGCTCGTGCCGGGACGCGGCTCGCGCCGGGTCGACCTCCATCCCGCACACCGGGTCGGTCGTCATCTCCACTTTTCGTAGAGCGCGGTCTGCCGGCTGGTCAGCGGCACCGGACGCCCCTTGATCATCAGATGACGGAGGCGCGCCAGCGGTTGGAGTGGATCCCCGTCGGTCGCGATCAGGTCCGCGTCGAGTCCGGGCTTCAGGCTGCCGACCCTGTCGGCGACACCGTAGATCTCGGCCGGGTTGATCGTGATGGCCCTGATCGCCTGCTCCCACGGCAGCCCGTAAGCCACCGCGAGCCCCGCCTCGTAGGGGAGCATCCGGGCGTTCAGCGTCTCGCCGCTCTGGATGGCGATCACGACGCCGGCCCGGTTGAGGCGGGCGGCGTTGTCGTAGAGGGCGCCGAGTGTTTCGACCCGCTCCGGCTGCACGGTGATCGGACCGACCACGACGGGGATGTGCTTCGCCGCCAGGAGGTCGGCGACCTTGTACGCCTCGGTGCCGTGGCTGATGATGAGCCTCAGCTTGAACTCGTCCGCCAGGCGGACGGCGGTGAGGATGTCGTCCACGCGGTGGGCGCGCGCGAGGATCGGCATCCTGCCCTGAAGGGCCGGCAGGAGGGCCTCCATCTTGAGATCGCGGTCCGGCGGGCCGGGCGGCCCGGCCGCCTTGTCGTCCCCCGCCGCCGGCTTCGATGACCCTTTCGCGTCGTACGCCTTCTTCTTGGCTTCGTACTCATCCCACTTCGCCTGGTAGTTCCTCGCCTTCGTGAAGGCGTCGCGCACGACGGCGGCGACCCCCATGCGCGTGGCCGGGCTCTGCCGGCGCTCCCCGTAGCGCGCCTTGGGCGGCTCGCCGAAGTTCACGATCAGCGCGGCCCCGTCCTTCACGAGCGCCTGGTCGGGTGTCGCCCCGTCCAGGTGGACCACGGCTCCCTCTCCGGCGAACACGTCCCCTTCACCCGGCGCCGTGAAGGCGCCGGTGATGCCGTGCAGGCGCGCGACCGGGATCAATTCGCTCTCGGTGTAGTACGCGTCCAGGGCGCGCAGCTGCGGGGCGACCGGGTCGGTCCCTTCCTCGTCGTCGCGCATCACCTGGACGAGATCGATCTCCGCGAGACCCAGGTGCGTGTGGGACTCGATCAGGCCGGGGAAGATCCACTGCCCCTTCGCGTCGATGACGGTGGCGCGCGCCGGCGGCTTCAGGCCGGCCCCCACCTCGCGGATCCGGCCGTTCTCGACGATGACGGTGCCGTTGTCGACAGGTGCCCCGGCCATCGTGAACACGCGCGCTCCCACAAAGGCGTAGAGACCCGACGCGTTCACCGGATCGGGGCGCGGGACCATGACGGACGGCTCGGGGGCGGAGGGTCCCTTCGGCAGGGGGGGCGGGGCGGGCAGGCCGGCCGGTGTCGGGACGGCGCCGCGGTCGTACACCAGGTCGCCGTCGATGAAGGTCTTGTCGACCAGCGTGTACATGTCGAGGGGGTGGCGGGTGAAGATGGCGATGTCGGCGTCCTTGCCGGTCTCGAGCGAGCCGACCCGGTCGCCGATCCCCAGGGCGGTCGCGGCGTTGATCGTGATCGCCTTGAGGGCGTCCTCCTCGGACAGGCCGTAGCGCGCCGCCACGGCCGCCTCGTTGTAGAGCCTCTGCACGAGGTTCCCGGAGTCCGAGTGGATGCTGACGCGCACCCCCTTCTTCGCGAGCAGGGCCGCGTTGTGCGGGATTCCGTCCCAGGCCTCGACCTTGTACCCCCACCACTGCGCGAAGGTGGCGACCGCGATGTCGCGCTTCTTCAGCTCGTCGGCGATCTTGTATCCCTCGAGACAGTGCTGGAAGGAGGCGATCTTGAAGCCGTATTCGTCCGCGATCTTCAGGAACATCAGGATCTCGTCCTTGCGGTAGGAGTGCACGTGCGCCACGATTCTTCCGTCGAGCAGATCGACGAGCGTGTCCAGCTTGAGATCGCGGTCGGGCGGCGAGCCGCGCTCGTCTTCCTTCTTCGCCCGCCAGGCGTCCCACTTCGCCTTGTAGTTGCGCGCCGCGTTGAACGCCTCGCGGAAGGCGGCCATGTTCCCCATGCGCGTCGAGGGGGATTTCTGCCGATCGCCGTACACGCGCTTCGGGTTCTCGCCCAGGGCCATCTTGAGACCGCGCGGCGCCCCCGCGAAGATCATCCGCGACACGTCCACGCCCGGACGCAGCTTGACCGTCTGCGCCTCGCCGC is a window from the Candidatus Dormiibacterota bacterium genome containing:
- a CDS encoding amidohydrolase translates to MNRRVLVCALGLASALVASFVQGRPAAAPAQPSPPTATLIRGGTLLTVTKGTIENGDLLIRDGKIAAIGRKLDAPDGARVIDAAGRFVMPGIIDTHSHMGVYPWPEVDANSDGNEATDPITPYVRALDSVWAEDPEFDRARAGGVTTVQILPGSANLIGGEAQTVKLRPGVDVSRMIFAGAPRGLKMALGENPKRVYGDRQKSPSTRMGNMAAFREAFNAARNYKAKWDAWRAKKEDERGSPPDRDLKLDTLVDLLDGRIVAHVHSYRKDEILMFLKIADEYGFKIASFQHCLEGYKIADELKKRDIAVATFAQWWGYKVEAWDGIPHNAALLAKKGVRVSIHSDSGNLVQRLYNEAAVAARYGLSEEDALKAITINAATALGIGDRVGSLETGKDADIAIFTRHPLDMYTLVDKTFIDGDLVYDRGAVPTPAGLPAPPPLPKGPSAPEPSVMVPRPDPVNASGLYAFVGARVFTMAGAPVDNGTVIVENGRIREVGAGLKPPARATVIDAKGQWIFPGLIESHTHLGLAEIDLVQVMRDDEEGTDPVAPQLRALDAYYTESELIPVARLHGITGAFTAPGEGDVFAGEGAVVHLDGATPDQALVKDGAALIVNFGEPPKARYGERRQSPATRMGVAAVVRDAFTKARNYQAKWDEYEAKKKAYDAKGSSKPAAGDDKAAGPPGPPDRDLKMEALLPALQGRMPILARAHRVDDILTAVRLADEFKLRLIISHGTEAYKVADLLAAKHIPVVVGPITVQPERVETLGALYDNAARLNRAGVVIAIQSGETLNARMLPYEAGLAVAYGLPWEQAIRAITINPAEIYGVADRVGSLKPGLDADLIATDGDPLQPLARLRHLMIKGRPVPLTSRQTALYEKWR